ATTTCGTTGACGGTGCCGCTTTCAACAACGAGCAAGGCAATCGCGCACGCAAACTTTTCGCAGCCGTGGTACTGGCTGCACTGGACGACGCCATCTCCGACGACAAGAAGTATGGCAATGGTCCCGAACAGATCGCCCGCTGGGCCCGGTCGCGCGACGGGCGCGAGGTGCTGAGCTGTGCCGGTATAGACCCCAACGAGCGGGTCGTCGCCGGGCTGATGGAATTCGTGTCCAAGGGCGTGCGCACCTCGGTCGCATTGTCCCGCGAGGAGAGCGAGCGCCGCAATGCGGCCGCCGCCGCGCTCGAGGCGGCCTGAGCTGCCCCAGGTCGGGTATTCCCGGAATAGACCCCGCCGACGCGTTCGGCGGGGTTTTTTCATGCGGGCCGAGAGCCGGGCCGTCGCATGACGCGCGCGATCATGATCCAGGGCGCGGGATCGAACGTGGGCAAGTCGATGCTTGTCGCGGGGCTGGCCCGGGCCTTCACGCGGCGTGGCCTTTCGGTGGCGCCTTTCAAGCCGCAGAACATGTCGAACAACGCGGCGGTGACCGTGGATGGCGGCGAGATCGGTCGCGCGCAGGCGCTTCAGGCGCGCGCGGCACGTCGCCCGCTTCATTCCGACATGAACCCCGTCCTTCTGAAACCCGAGAGCGAAACGGGCGCCCAGGTCATCGTGCAGGGCAAGCGCGTCGGCACCACGCAGGCCCGCGATTTCGGCCGGGCGAGACAATCGCTGCTGGTGCCGGTTCTCCAGAGTTTCCGGCGGCTCTGCTCCGACGCTGAACTCGTCCTGGTCGAGGGGGCCGGAAGCCCCGCCGAGATCAACCTGCGCGAAGGCGACATCGCCAACATGGGGTTTGCCGAGGCGGCGGGCGTTCCCGTGATCCTGGTGGGCGATATCGACCGCGGCGGCGTGATCGCGCAGATCGTCGGGACGCAGGCGGTTCTGGCGGCCGGGGACGCGGGGCGCATCCGTGGCTTCGCGATCAACAAGTTCCGGGGCGACATCGCGCTGTTCAGCGGCGGGCTCGACGAGATCGAGGCGCGCACGGGCTGGCCATCGCTGGGCGTCGTGCCGTGGTTCGAGGCGGCATGGCGACTTCCGGCCGAGGATGCGCTCGACCTGGCGTCGCGTCCGGGTGGCGCGTTCAAGGTCGCGGTGCCGCGCCTTGGCCGGATCGCGAATTTCGACGATCTCGACCCCCTTGCCGCCGAGCCCGGTGTCTCGGTCGAGATCATCGAACCCGGGCGTCCGTTGCCCGGTGACGCGTCGCTGGTGTTCATTCCGGGAAGCAAGTCGACCATCGCCGACCTCGCGCAGTTCCGAGCCGAGGGATGGGATATCGACCTTGCCGCGCATATCCGGCGGGGCGGCGAGGTGATCGGGCTTTGCGGCGGCTACCAGATGCTCGGGCGCTGGATCGAAGATCCGGCGGGCATCGAGGGCACCGCCTGGCGGGTCGAGGGGCTGGGGCATCTCGATGTCGAAACGGTGATGCACCCCGAGAAGCGGCTGCGCGAGACCGAGGCGTGGTGCCGCCTGACCGGAACGCCCGTGACCGGCTACGAGATACATCTCGGGCGCACCACCGGCCCGGACTGCACGCGGGCATGGCTTGAGATCGACGGACGCCCCGATGGTGCAGCCGACCGGACCGGGCGGGTCCGCGGGTGTTATCTGCACGGTCTTTTCGCGTCCGACCGGTTTCGGAGTGCCTATCTGGCGCCCGGGGGTGCGGCGTCAGGACTTCGTTTCGAGGAAGGTGTCGAGGCCACGCTGGATGCACTGGCCGCGCATCTCGAGGCGCACATGGATCTCGATCTGCTGCTCAGCCTTGCGGAGCTGCCAGCGACGGCATGATCACTCGAGGTCCTGGATGGCGAGGGCGCGATGGATCTCGCGCCGGACCAGCTTGCGCACGTTCCGCGTGATCTTCTCGCCAAGGGTACCCTGGAGTTCCTCCCGCACGATCTCGGCCACGAGTTCGCGCAGGGTCTCCTCGTCGAGGATGTCTTCGGCGCCCGCCTCGTCACGGCGGTCACGCCGCTCGGACCGCAGCCCTTCACCAAGGTCCATCGGCGCCGGATCGGCCATCGGCTCGCCGTCGGCGGCTTCGTCGGTGTCCCATGTTCCGCCGCTCTCGGCGGGGTCCGCGTCAGACGTCCCTTCGGACTCGTCCGAATCGTCTTCGAGCGCGTCGAGCGATTCCTGGCCGGGTGCGTCTTCGGGCTCGTAATCCTCCCATGGGAGCGGCTCGACCGGCCCGCCTGCGTTGGCCCCCTCGCTGAGGCCATCGGGCTCCCACTCTTCCTCGCGGGCGGCCACGGCGATCTCCATCTCGGCGACGCGGGCCTTGAGCGCATCTTCGGCCGCGGTCGAGACAAGCGCGTCGGAGGTCATGACGAGTGTCTCGGGCGCAGCCTCGTTCGTCGCGTCGTCCTCGTCGCGGTCGGCGGGCGCGGTCTCGGGCGCGTCGTCTTCGTGATGGAGTTCCGTTTCGGCCTGGTCCGGCTGGCCGGAGTCCCGCGTGTCGGGCGACTGTGAGTCGGGAGGCGCTTCGCCGCCTGCGTCCTTCGCAGGATCGACCCGCAGCGAGGGTGTCAGGACAAGCCGGTCGCTGCCGGCCTCGGCGCTGTCCGACGATCGCGATTCGGCGGCGTCGGCGCTCTTGTCCGCGGGCTTCTTGTCCTCGCCCGACACGAGACGCCGGATGGAGGACAGAACGTCCTCGATCTCCACATTGGTGACGGGGTCCGACATGTCTACTACCACTCTTGCCTCGCCCCAGTGTATCGCCGACCGGCTTTCGGCACAACACGGAGGCCCGCCGGTTTCGCATCAAACTTGAAAGGAGCGGTATCCGCGCCGGGAACCCGAATTATTCCTTGCCGAGCGCCTTCAGGACCCGGTCGAGCTTCTGACCCTGCCTGCTGGTGACGGTGGGCGCGTCCTTGACGAGGTTGTAATAGGCGGCCGGATCATAGGTCTGAACGGCGAGGTTGAGATCGCGCACGGTCAACTGCCCCATGGATTCGAGCACGGCATAGGCCGCGATATAGACATCGGCCTGGGCGGAAATGAGAGTGGCCTGCGCGTCGAGAAGCTCCTGCTCGGCGTTGAGCACGTCGAGCGTCGTGCGCGAGCCGACCTTGGCCTCCTCCTGCACGCCGCGGAACGCGACCCGGGCCGCGCGGATGCGCGCACGGCTCGCCTCGACCTGCGCGCGGGCGGCGCGCAGCACGGCATAGGCGATGCCCACGTCGGCCCGCACCGTGTGGCGCGTGACATGCAGCGCACCGCGGAGCGCATCACGCTGCGCGATGGTCCGCCGCACAGTCGCGCTGAGACGTCCGCCCTGGTAGATCGGCCCGGTCACGTTGACCCCGAAGGAGCCGTTGCGGCCATAGGAATCGGAATTGAGTTCCTCGTTCAAGCCAAGCGTGCCGTTCAGCGACACGCGCGGCTTCATCGCCGCTTCCGCCGCTCGCACGTTCAGCTCGGCCGCGGCGATGTCGTGCTGCACCTTGCGGATATCGGGGTGGTGACGCAGGGCGACGATCTTGGCCGACTCCTCGGACCGGTCGAGCGTGGGCAGCGGCCCGGCGGATGTCAGGCGCTGCGGGGGATGGCCGATCGCGGCGGTATATTCCTCGATCGCCTGCGACAGATCGCCCCGCGCGACGGCAAGCTGGCTTTCGGATTCCGCGCGGCGGGCCTCGGCCTGGGCCACGTCGGTTCGCGTGACCTCTCCCACTTCGAAGCGTTCGCGGGCGGCGCGAAGTTCCTCGCCGATAAGCCGCAGGTTGTTCTCGCGCAGCGAGACGAGTTCGTAGTTGCGATTGACGTTCATGAAGGCCTGAACCGCCCGGAGGAGCACCTGCTGCTCGATCCCGACCAGCGTCTGCCGGGTCGCGAGGACGTTCTCCTTGGCCGCTTCGACCTGGAAGCGGGTGCGCCCGAAATCGTAGAGGAGGAGTTCGGCCGACAGTCCCAGGTTCGCGTCCGTGTCACCGCTTCGGACGGTTCCGAGGCCGGGCGTTCCGCCTCGGCCTTCCGAGAAGGTCCGTGTCACGTCGGCGGTCCAGTTCATGATCGGCCGCAACCCCGCCACGGTCTGCGCCACTTCCTCGTCCGCCGCGCGCAGAAGCGCGCGGTTCTGATCGAGCAGGCCCGAGTTCCTGTAGGCATCGACCAGCGCGTCGGCCAGGGTCTCCGACTGCGCCTGCGCCGAGAGGCCCGCGGCGAAGATCGCCCCCGCGACCGAGACCCGGATCACGCGCCGGGCGCCGTGAAATGCCTTGTTGAACGCTGTCATTTTCTGTTCCAATCCCCGCGCCCACGACGCCCTGTCTAGAAAGTGAATGCTGCGTGCTTCTCGAATCCGGGCAATACCGGTGCACCCGCGTTGAAAATATCGCGCCATGTCATGTGACCGTCGATCTTGTAGCCGATACGAACCACCCCGAGCGCCCCTTCGGAAAACAGGCACGCGATGCGTCCCCCTTCCTTGAGCTGCGCGGTGATCGCGTCGGGCAGATGCGCCACGGCGCCCTCGAGGACGATGACGTCATACGGGCCATGCTGCGGCGCGCCTTCGGTCAGCGCGCCCTGGTGCAGCACGACGTTGTCGGCACCCTGCTCCATCAGGATGGCCTGTGCCTCGCCCGCCATGTCCTCGTCTTCCTCGACGGCGATGACCGCCTCGGCCATCCGCGCCATCACGGCCGACGAATAGCCCAGGCCGCAGCCCACATCGAGCACCATGTCGTCAGGCCCGATATCGAGCGCGTCGAGCATCTTGGCGAGGGTGCGCGGCTCGAGGATCACCCGGTTGCCGCCAAGCGGGACGTTTTCGCCCACGTAAGCCGCCTCGCGCAGCGACGCGGGCACGAATGCCTCGCGCGGAACGGAAAGCATCGCGTCGATGATCGGAAACTTGGTGACGTCCGACGGGCGGACCTGTGTATCCACCATCATCGTGCGCCGCGCGGCGTAGTCGGTCATGGGTTAAACTCATCGGTTCGAAACTGTCGTTTCACCTTCGCACATCCGGTGTGGGGGGGCAACGGGAAGCGCCATGCCCGTGCCACCGGCAGGCAGGCGAAGTGTCAATTGGCCACACGCCGACGGGGCTCCGAGACCGCGTCCTGCCCCCAGAGGAGGTCGGCGATCTTGCGATCCGGCTTGTACCCGGTGGGAGCCGCGCTGATGAGGGACCGCAGCCTTGCCACATCCTGACGGAGGCATGCCTCGAGAAGCCGGTCGAGCAGCGCGTCGAGTTCCGAAGGCGTCAGCTTTTCCTCGGTCGCCGTCATGATCCGGGGATGGAGCGTCGGGCGGGCGGCACGTCCGATCAGCAATTCCTCGAACCGCTTCTCACCGGGCCGCAGCCCCGTGAACCGTATCTCGATATCGCCGGGAGGTTGGCCATCCTCGCCGCGTGGCGCGTCTTCGCGATAGGGCACGAAACCGCTCAGCCGTATGATGCGCTCGGCAAGGTCGACGATGCGAATGGGCTCGCCCATGTCGAGGACGAAAACATCGCCGCCCTGCGCCATCGCGCCGGCTTGAATCACAAGCTGCGCCGCTTCGGAGATGGTCATGAAATACCGCGTGATGTCCGGCGCGGTCACGGTGACCGGCCCGCCCGCCTCGACCTGCGCCCGGAAACGGGGGATGACCGAGCCGGACGACCCGAGGACGTTTCCGAAGCGCACCATGGAGAACACCGTGCGCGTTCCACGGGCTGCTGCGGCCTGGCAGACAAGCTCGGCCAGTCGCTTGGATGCGCCCATGATGTTCGTCGGACGCACCGCCTTGTCCGTCGATATGAGGATGAAGGCTTCGACCCCCGCATCCATCGCCTCGTCCACGAGGATTCTGGTGCCGAACACGTTGTTGCGCAAGCCTTCGACGACGTTGTGCTCGACAAGCGGGACGTGCTTGTACGCCGCAGCATGATAGATCGTCTGGACACCGAACCTGCGCAGCGCCGATCTCACCCGGCCGGGGTTCTGGACGGACCCGATCAGCGGCACCAGCCGCACGGCGAGCCCCTCGCGCTGGATCCTTTCGCGCAATTCCAGCTCGATCGAGTAGAGCGCGAATTCGGACATCTCCCATAAAACGAGCGTGGCGGGTCCCTGACCGAGGATCTGGCGGCACAGTTCGCTCCCGATGGAGCCGCCCGCGCCCGTGACCATCACGACCTTGCCGCTGATGTTCGACGCCATGAGCTCGGCCCGTGCGGGAACCGGATCCCGGCCCAGCAGATCCTCGACGGACACGTCGCGCAATTCGCTGACCTGCGCGCGACCCGAGACCAGGTCGGCCATGCCGGGGATGGTCTGGAACCGGACCGGCACGGCCTCGAGCCGGTCGATGATTTCCTTGCGCCGCGGCCGGCTTACGCTGGGAAGGGCGAGCAGAACCAGTTCCACGCCACGCAGCGCCACGAGCGATTCGATCTTGTCCGGGGCGTGAACGGGCATGCCGTTGATGACCGTGCCCTGCAATTCGCCGGCGTCGTCGATGAAGGCGACCGGATCGTATTCCTCGCCCTGCTGGAGCGAGCTCAGCAACTGCCGGCCCGAGGCCCCTGCCCCGTAGATCAGCACTTTCGTCCGCCCACGGCGTGCCCGCCTGCCGAAGAGCCGACGCATGGCCATCCTCACGCCGCCCAGCAGGCAGATCGCCAGAAGCCCGTAGATCACCGGCACCGACCGCGGGACAGGCAAGCCGAGAAGTTGCGATACGAGCAAGAGGATAAGCGCGGATGCGAAGATGCCGACGAAAACGATCTGGATCGCGCGGATCGTGATGAAACGGATCACCGCGCGGTAGAAGCCGAGTTTCGTGAAGATCAGCAGGCTCGGCAGAATGGCAAGCGCAATCGCCAACCAAGCCTCGGGTCGTGCCAGGGGTGCGAGGCTTTCGAACCGAAGCACCATCGCGGCCGCGAAGCTCAGACTCATCA
This window of the Roseovarius sp. SCSIO 43702 genome carries:
- a CDS encoding DUF6280 family protein yields the protein MKDFVDGAAFNNEQGNRARKLFAAVVLAALDDAISDDKKYGNGPEQIARWARSRDGREVLSCAGIDPNERVVAGLMEFVSKGVRTSVALSREESERRNAAAAALEAA
- a CDS encoding cobyric acid synthase, coding for MTRAIMIQGAGSNVGKSMLVAGLARAFTRRGLSVAPFKPQNMSNNAAVTVDGGEIGRAQALQARAARRPLHSDMNPVLLKPESETGAQVIVQGKRVGTTQARDFGRARQSLLVPVLQSFRRLCSDAELVLVEGAGSPAEINLREGDIANMGFAEAAGVPVILVGDIDRGGVIAQIVGTQAVLAAGDAGRIRGFAINKFRGDIALFSGGLDEIEARTGWPSLGVVPWFEAAWRLPAEDALDLASRPGGAFKVAVPRLGRIANFDDLDPLAAEPGVSVEIIEPGRPLPGDASLVFIPGSKSTIADLAQFRAEGWDIDLAAHIRRGGEVIGLCGGYQMLGRWIEDPAGIEGTAWRVEGLGHLDVETVMHPEKRLRETEAWCRLTGTPVTGYEIHLGRTTGPDCTRAWLEIDGRPDGAADRTGRVRGCYLHGLFASDRFRSAYLAPGGAASGLRFEEGVEATLDALAAHLEAHMDLDLLLSLAELPATA
- a CDS encoding TolC family outer membrane protein, with product MTAFNKAFHGARRVIRVSVAGAIFAAGLSAQAQSETLADALVDAYRNSGLLDQNRALLRAADEEVAQTVAGLRPIMNWTADVTRTFSEGRGGTPGLGTVRSGDTDANLGLSAELLLYDFGRTRFQVEAAKENVLATRQTLVGIEQQVLLRAVQAFMNVNRNYELVSLRENNLRLIGEELRAARERFEVGEVTRTDVAQAEARRAESESQLAVARGDLSQAIEEYTAAIGHPPQRLTSAGPLPTLDRSEESAKIVALRHHPDIRKVQHDIAAAELNVRAAEAAMKPRVSLNGTLGLNEELNSDSYGRNGSFGVNVTGPIYQGGRLSATVRRTIAQRDALRGALHVTRHTVRADVGIAYAVLRAARAQVEASRARIRAARVAFRGVQEEAKVGSRTTLDVLNAEQELLDAQATLISAQADVYIAAYAVLESMGQLTVRDLNLAVQTYDPAAYYNLVKDAPTVTSRQGQKLDRVLKALGKE
- a CDS encoding protein-L-isoaspartate O-methyltransferase, which gives rise to MTDYAARRTMMVDTQVRPSDVTKFPIIDAMLSVPREAFVPASLREAAYVGENVPLGGNRVILEPRTLAKMLDALDIGPDDMVLDVGCGLGYSSAVMARMAEAVIAVEEDEDMAGEAQAILMEQGADNVVLHQGALTEGAPQHGPYDVIVLEGAVAHLPDAITAQLKEGGRIACLFSEGALGVVRIGYKIDGHMTWRDIFNAGAPVLPGFEKHAAFTF
- a CDS encoding nucleoside-diphosphate sugar epimerase/dehydratase, with translation MLETIITGLLRLERRHKRIVQLATDAALMSLSFAAAMVLRFESLAPLARPEAWLAIALAILPSLLIFTKLGFYRAVIRFITIRAIQIVFVGIFASALILLLVSQLLGLPVPRSVPVIYGLLAICLLGGVRMAMRRLFGRRARRGRTKVLIYGAGASGRQLLSSLQQGEEYDPVAFIDDAGELQGTVINGMPVHAPDKIESLVALRGVELVLLALPSVSRPRRKEIIDRLEAVPVRFQTIPGMADLVSGRAQVSELRDVSVEDLLGRDPVPARAELMASNISGKVVMVTGAGGSIGSELCRQILGQGPATLVLWEMSEFALYSIELELRERIQREGLAVRLVPLIGSVQNPGRVRSALRRFGVQTIYHAAAYKHVPLVEHNVVEGLRNNVFGTRILVDEAMDAGVEAFILISTDKAVRPTNIMGASKRLAELVCQAAAARGTRTVFSMVRFGNVLGSSGSVIPRFRAQVEAGGPVTVTAPDITRYFMTISEAAQLVIQAGAMAQGGDVFVLDMGEPIRIVDLAERIIRLSGFVPYREDAPRGEDGQPPGDIEIRFTGLRPGEKRFEELLIGRAARPTLHPRIMTATEEKLTPSELDALLDRLLEACLRQDVARLRSLISAAPTGYKPDRKIADLLWGQDAVSEPRRRVAN